ACTTATTTGCGTCTTCTGATTATTTAACATCTCATAATGTAATTTTGCACCTCAAAGGTTCATGATCTGAAGAGACTCCTGAAGTGTAACAATGACAAATCCTGTGGTTTTAGTTTCTGTGGTGGGCGGGGCCTCACTTTGGTACACTTATTGCTCAATGAGCGGAGAAGATTTGTTGGATGAGCTGTTAAACTTCCAGTTTCATATTTGGcagcttgtttttaaagacagaagCTGTGTCTCAGTTCAGAGGAAGCATCCTTCACAGGCTAACCCAAACTGAAATAAGACTGTCAGCGTCACCAGCTGTCCTACACTTTTGTTACCAAGCTCAGCTCCTGTCTCTTAGCAACCTCAACAGCTGTACCAGAACTGGTTAACATAACTAATTGGGAGCTTTTGATTGAGATGAAATCCATTACATTATTATTGGCTGCTTTGAGTCTGCCAGCTCCTTTGTATTGGCATGCAATGGATCTCCAGATTCATCGGGCCATGAAAAAGTAGGACGGCTATTTGGTCAAATTTGAAGTAGCCTTGGACATAGGACAGCCGGTAACACGCCTCTGTGACATTACCTGTCTTGTAATTCGCCTTCTGAAGGATGCAGCACCTGATTTGGGACACACTTACAGCGATGTTCTTTGTGAGATCATGAGACATCATGACGTCCTGTCGTCATGTCATCACTTCTCCAGGCCACTGGAGCTGATGCTGATCATGAAGTGAGGCTGCAGCACCGACAGGATTGGACCTCGAGGCGCCCCGGCCAGGCAGTACGCCTCGTCCACGCTCAGACCGCTGGAGCGTAGCGTCAGCAGGGAGTCGGCGCAGCGGTCCCTGCCGCCGTGCAGCGTCACCAGGATGAAGCTGAGAGGGCTGTCGCTCAGCCTGAACCTCCGCCTCATCTCACCCATCTGAGCCGCGAAACTCTGCAGACGGagagaataaagaaaatgaaggtCCTCAGCACGAGTTGAAAAGTGATGTGCATTTATCCACAGTGTACCTGAACGGCCCGTTCGGTGCTCGCCGGCGTATGTCCAGAGTCAGGCTGGATGACAGCGTCCTCACAGAACATTACTCTGAGCTGGTCTGACGGAGAGAACGCTACCCGCTGGTCCAGCAGCGCCGAGAGAACACCTGGACCGAAGAGCACCGGACACCTCTCAATGTGTTATCAATAATTATTACTCTATGATGCATTCTGGTTCAACTTCACAGTTTttgaaatggtaaatagacATGAGCTTGTATCGttcttttctggtcttctgactactcaaagcgcttttacacctacacattcacgcTATATGGTGATAAATCATTCTGCTGTGATGATCTCCAAACTCCTTTATGTGCTCCTTctggttttcttcttctgtggttgttATCTtatatctccccccccccccccccccccccccccgtgggAGCGCTGGGTGCGTCTCGAGTTCATTAAAGACAGAAAGGATAAAAACGCCGCCTTTACCTTTCTGCGCTGCCTGCGACGCCTCGTTCCTGTCTGTCGTCAAGAAGAGCTGCACGTTATTTTTCTGCAAACCCTCGGCGAAATCGTCCTCGCTGGCGAAACAGAACCTGCTGATTTCAAGACCTGAGAACAGAGCAGCGTCGTGACAGGAAGTCAACACGGTCATCGACGAGGATGCAAACTGATCAGCTGTCAGTGCTGCTGATGtaaagtcacattcacacactgatggtagagtttGCGATGTAAAGTGACcttcagaagtaactaatccctttCATTGCAGCGGGAGccacttggggttaagtgtctttcccaaggacacgtcggacatgttgctgcaggagctggggatggaaCCCTTGACCTtacggttgagagacgaccgactctaccaactgagccacagctgccctggGAGTGTGGTTTCAGCTGATACTGTTTAGGGTCAAATTAGCATGATATCCTTGCAGCTGTTGACGGTGAAGTTAAATGACTGTAATGTGTGAGACTGCTGATATAGTTAAAGAAAGTAAATATGTTCGGTGACACTCTGGTAcaagttaaaatgtttatatgttATGTTTGTATTACATTTATCTCTGTTTCTGCTGGTTACATTTAAATCACATCTCGTCTTTACAGCTGATAACGGTCAAGGCAAAATGACCACAATGAGTGAGGCTTTTTGTAGTGGTAgcttaaatatttaatcaacaTGCTGTCTGGTGGTGCTGCTGTAATGCTTTCTATTCAGAGCGAAATTACCGTAATGTTTCGTGCTGCTGATGATGCGGGAgctctgctgctgccgctggCTGTCCGTGGTGATCAGGATGACATCAAACAGGAGAGGCTCTTCAGGATTTTCCTCCTCCAAACGTTCATTAACTCGGTGCAGTAACTGAAAACAGGAAGACATAAGAGTTTATCTTTAGATGTGGATTGATTCTCTTGTTGGTCCTTGTAGCAGCTGGATGATGTTCGTAGGATGGAGTCATAATAATGGGACAGGCTTTATTAAGAGACAAGCTTTAATTATTGTCTGACAACACATGTGCACAGAAAAGATGGGAGAGACTACACAATTGTAATTTTTTACCACAAAGAGAGAAGGATAGCTCCTGATAATATCATCACTAACGGCTGCAGTGCAGATTTTATAGCGTTAAAACGATAAATAACCATCTCTAAAGGTCAGcacaagcagcagagtcctccccgtctccctctctccggTTGCtcactgaagttaaaatgtCTTTCGTTTTTATCCAGATCATGCAGGAGACTCTCAGAGAGCACTCATGCATAATGCACTCTATTCTGCTTTTAGTTGTTGAAATGATTGATGTTGAAATCCATCTTTAATATTTGTGTCTTGCTGACTTTTTCACCACTGAATGTCTAATGattttttgcctagggccccaacagactctagaattgccACTGGTGGTAACACCAAGCTACTAAAGAGAACAGGGCATTACATTGGGATGGGCTGGTAAGATAATTGAGAATTATGTGATCTGGTGAAAAGGTGATGGCTCGTTGCTGTGTTTTCATAAGGTATATGACCAATAAAAGAGCTTCACAGGACACAGAAATATCATACATCAGCTTGAAATACAGACTTTGATGGATTGAcgtctttttacattttgactcTGACCTTCAGCAGCAGGTGAGACTCGTCTATTTCCAATATTTCACCGCCATCATCGGGtccatttttaaacacttcacGGGACGTCACGGCCACAACCACCGCCCGATCAGCATCTTTCTGCAGCGTGGGACACACAACGTGAATCTTCATCTGCACTTTTGTTTGAGACATTTAAATAAGACAGGACATAAAACCAACGCCGAACCATCAGAGAACCATTGAAGCACCAATGTGAAATCATTTGAAGACCAAAACAGGACCAACATGGATGTCTGCTTACAGTACGATAAAAAGTACTGAATTTGGAGTTCAACACGGCACTTGACTCCATTACTCCATGATTTAACCAATTTGATCGcaccaaaaaaaatctgtatttaaataCTAATTTAATTGACATGTTTTGTCTGTTCTGGGAAAGAGTGTGCTCTGCATCCAGATTCTGTTGAACTTTACCACAAGTCGCACCTTATGGACTCAGATTTTTGCATGCCGATACCCCTTGCAAAATATGCAAGTTAAGCTTTTAAACCCTAATAAGTGATCAAACTTCCCAATCAAAATAACAACTTCAGGCGTCATTTTAATCATTATGACTCACTGACAAATTCGGCACAAGTTATTTCAGCTATagtacatattttacatttatgaatGCAACTTTTAAATGGTATGCACTGTAGTTTTTTCCACTATGAAGTTAAGTTTGTCATGATAGTACAATAAGTGTACTCCACAATAGACAATAGTgtagagggaaaaaacacacgAAGAAATGCTGCAAAATACAGGATGGACTTTCTATTGTGCGTCAGAACGATAGACTGcaggctttaaaaatatatacattttaaagaagtcCTATTATGGTCAGAAGTTCATGGGTGTTGTCTATGTTGTAAGTTCTGCCACTTGTCTCTTGGGTTGAGATAGCCCTGCAAAACACCCCCGAGGTGAGTCCCTTACCTGTTTTACGTCGGTGTTCTGGATGGTGGAGGCCATGTCCTCCTCTCCGCTGAAACTCTGCTGGATATAATCTGCAGGTTTCAACAGGGAAATCCACCGGTATGTTTCCAAATACTTCCACGGAAACTCCTATCAAACTTACTTCATATTGCCCCCAGAAACAGAGAACTGCCTGTTCGGGTTCCGCCTGATGTGCCGATCACGAACGAGTCGACACGAAGAGCCGACTCTTCTTGGAGAACGAGTCGAGATGACTTTTCTTATGTTGGTTAGTTGAAGGGATAGTATAAAGGCTTTCTAAAGCTGCAGCCTTGGTAACATTCACAGCTCTTTATTATGATAACTACGGAGCCCATAAGGTGACTTACTGTTTTGGGCACCCGTTTTATAAATTCCCACGCTTTTTGGTAACTTGAACGCACATCTTtatgaaaacataattttttttttgatatcaCATGCATTTTCTACATATTGAACTGATAAGTTGATTCTCTGCAGTACAACTTTCAAACTCTTCACAACTTCTAAACTTTCTTTCATTTGAGCCATCAcaagaaaaata
This genomic interval from Labrus mixtus chromosome 4, fLabMix1.1, whole genome shotgun sequence contains the following:
- the LOC132972953 gene encoding cytosolic 5'-nucleotidase 1B, yielding MASTIQNTDVKQKDADRAVVVAVTSREVFKNGPDDGGEILEIDESHLLLKLLHRVNERLEEENPEEPLLFDVILITTDSQRQQQSSRIISSTKHYGLEISRFCFASEDDFAEGLQKNNVQLFLTTDRNEASQAAQKGVLSALLDQRVAFSPSDQLRVMFCEDAVIQPDSGHTPASTERAVQSFAAQMGEMRRRFRLSDSPLSFILVTLHGGRDRCADSLLTLRSSGLSVDEAYCLAGAPRGPILSVLQPHFMISISSSGLEK